The following are from one region of the Litorilinea aerophila genome:
- a CDS encoding HD domain-containing protein, giving the protein MDNPPAMSERLERQIRFLVEIDRLKAIQRRSLLIDGRRRENSAEHSWHIAVMALVLAEYAEAPVDLCRVLKMLLVHDIVEIDAGDTYAYDPSGKVDQAEREAAAAERIFGLLPADQAAELQALWQEFDAGETAEAKFAHAVDRLMPLLHNFHTEGESWQAHGVDQGQVEQRVSAIAAGSRRLWEYADALVRRAVEAGYLQAVPGNADQTHP; this is encoded by the coding sequence GTGGACAATCCACCCGCCATGTCTGAACGCCTGGAACGCCAAATTCGCTTTCTGGTGGAAATCGACCGGCTCAAGGCCATCCAGCGTCGCTCGCTCCTGATTGACGGCCGACGCCGGGAGAACTCGGCCGAACATAGCTGGCACATTGCCGTCATGGCCCTGGTGCTGGCCGAGTATGCCGAAGCGCCGGTCGATCTCTGCCGGGTGCTCAAAATGCTGTTGGTCCACGACATCGTGGAGATCGACGCCGGCGACACCTACGCCTATGACCCCAGCGGCAAGGTGGACCAGGCCGAGCGGGAGGCGGCTGCTGCCGAACGCATCTTTGGCCTCCTCCCCGCGGACCAGGCAGCGGAGCTGCAGGCCCTGTGGCAGGAGTTTGATGCCGGCGAAACGGCCGAGGCCAAGTTTGCCCACGCGGTGGATCGGCTGATGCCTCTGCTCCACAACTTCCACACCGAAGGCGAATCCTGGCAGGCCCACGGCGTAGACCAGGGCCAGGTAGAGCAGCGGGTGTCGGCCATCGCAGCGGGCTCCCGGCGCCTGTGGGAATATGCGGACGCGCTGGTGCGCCGGGCGGTGGAAGCCGGCTACCTCCAGGCGGTACCCGGGAATGCCGACCAGACCCACCCATGA
- a CDS encoding Gfo/Idh/MocA family protein, producing MSDQPLRLALIGCGGIARRHVLAMKDLQQRGLGGFEITAVCDANVENAQELAELLNQELGHTPTVYTHHAELLDREPLDGADLCLPHGLHHSIATDCMEAGVHVLCEKPIGVTIKAGRRMAEAAERTGRILSIAVPHRRQPGQRTVHWLLNQSGLIGEPLTFFHHYSRPPEARTDSGPLPPRVLWRRDRLMSGGGMTLDSGFHYCDSMRYFLGDVEKVYAEMREIRSGQVRSVQEHPEDTIFVTLTFKSGVVGNWAWSVAAPGQSHCNVVFHGSKGSLEDTTDSRFRIFHLFERKPGQRESGRVTLDDGTTYTLAQVEEMYRASLSPEEAQRLFPGGADDGFAIEIWEFIELLQGKRTRPEVDAWEGLRSLALGDAIYESAYTGDVVYVEDVLTGKRGTFQAPIDEHWGL from the coding sequence ATGTCCGACCAACCGTTACGCCTGGCCCTCATCGGCTGTGGCGGCATCGCCCGGCGCCACGTTCTGGCCATGAAGGACCTGCAACAGCGGGGGCTGGGCGGCTTTGAGATCACCGCCGTCTGCGACGCCAACGTGGAGAATGCCCAGGAGCTGGCCGAGTTGCTCAACCAGGAGCTGGGACACACGCCGACCGTCTACACCCACCACGCCGAGCTCCTGGACCGGGAACCGCTGGATGGCGCCGATCTCTGCCTGCCCCACGGCCTGCACCATTCCATCGCCACCGACTGCATGGAGGCCGGCGTCCATGTGCTCTGCGAAAAGCCCATCGGCGTCACCATCAAGGCCGGCCGGCGCATGGCCGAGGCCGCCGAGCGCACCGGCCGCATCCTCTCCATTGCCGTCCCCCATCGCCGCCAGCCCGGCCAGCGCACCGTCCACTGGCTGCTCAACCAATCGGGGTTGATCGGCGAGCCCCTGACCTTCTTCCACCACTACAGCCGCCCCCCAGAAGCACGCACAGACAGCGGCCCCCTGCCGCCCCGGGTCCTCTGGCGGCGGGATCGGCTCATGTCCGGCGGCGGGATGACCCTGGACAGCGGCTTCCACTACTGCGACAGCATGCGCTACTTCCTGGGCGACGTGGAAAAGGTCTATGCGGAGATGCGGGAGATCCGCTCGGGCCAGGTGCGCTCTGTGCAGGAGCACCCGGAAGACACCATCTTCGTCACCCTGACCTTCAAGAGCGGCGTGGTGGGCAACTGGGCGTGGAGCGTGGCTGCGCCCGGCCAGTCCCACTGCAACGTGGTCTTCCACGGCAGCAAGGGCTCTCTGGAGGATACCACCGACAGCCGCTTCCGCATCTTTCACCTCTTCGAACGCAAGCCCGGCCAGCGGGAAAGTGGTCGGGTCACCCTGGACGACGGCACTACCTACACCCTGGCCCAGGTGGAAGAGATGTACCGGGCCTCCCTCAGCCCGGAGGAAGCCCAGCGGCTCTTCCCCGGCGGCGCCGACGACGGCTTCGCCATCGAGATCTGGGAGTTTATCGAATTGCTCCAGGGCAAGCGCACCCGACCCGAGGTGGACGCATGGGAAGGACTGCGCTCCCTGGCCCTCGGCGACGCCATCTATGAGTCCGCCTACACCGGGGACGTGGTTTACGTGGAGGATGTGCTCACCGGAAAGCGGGGCACCTTCCAGGCGCCCATCGACGAACATTGGGGGTTGTGA
- a CDS encoding nickel pincer cofactor-dependent isomerase, group 22: MKLLEQIQTLNFPATLPETLLAVDQRFDAPKVEDLTAATRRALEESGLLARMTPGNTVAVGVGSRGIANLPQIVRAAVDRLKEAGLKPYIVPAMGSHGGATAEGQKELLAELGVTEESTGVEIRATMEVKEIGRIPDGPPLYQGVDSMAADHTILISRIKPHTDFRSHLESGPSKMCVIGLGKQHGAALMHAGGGANFQKYLAPAARIYETNTNFVGAICPIENAYDETAEMVGLTAAEVGGPKEAALLEKAKALMASLPFPEIDVLVVRNLGKNISGTGMDTNIIGRLMIPRQPENFGNVDIAVIAVLDLTEETHGNVAGLGLANVTTARVVKKIDWVATYTNAITSGIFGMWRVSMPITMADDRRALQVALRGCARPHDQAGMTFIRDTLTLDHLWVSPSLRQAVLEHPRLTIAEEVPLRFDEQGNMVSPWNLA, translated from the coding sequence ATGAAACTGTTGGAACAAATTCAGACGCTAAACTTTCCGGCAACTTTACCTGAAACCCTGCTGGCCGTGGACCAGCGCTTCGATGCGCCCAAGGTCGAGGATCTGACTGCTGCTACCCGCCGGGCGCTGGAGGAGAGCGGCCTGCTGGCCCGCATGACGCCGGGCAACACCGTGGCCGTGGGCGTGGGCAGCCGCGGCATCGCCAACCTCCCCCAGATCGTCCGGGCCGCGGTGGACCGGCTCAAGGAAGCGGGCCTGAAGCCCTACATCGTGCCGGCCATGGGCAGCCACGGCGGCGCCACGGCTGAAGGCCAGAAGGAACTCCTGGCCGAGCTGGGCGTCACCGAAGAAAGCACCGGCGTGGAGATCCGGGCCACCATGGAGGTGAAAGAAATAGGCCGCATCCCCGATGGCCCACCCCTCTACCAGGGTGTGGACTCCATGGCCGCGGACCACACCATCCTGATCAGCCGCATCAAGCCCCACACCGACTTCCGCAGCCACCTGGAGAGCGGCCCCTCCAAGATGTGCGTCATCGGCCTGGGCAAACAGCACGGCGCGGCCCTCATGCACGCGGGCGGCGGCGCCAACTTCCAGAAATACCTGGCTCCGGCGGCCCGCATCTACGAAACCAACACCAACTTCGTGGGCGCCATCTGCCCCATCGAAAACGCCTACGACGAAACGGCCGAGATGGTGGGCCTCACCGCGGCGGAGGTAGGCGGCCCCAAGGAGGCGGCCCTCCTGGAGAAGGCCAAGGCCCTCATGGCCAGCCTCCCCTTCCCGGAGATCGACGTGCTGGTGGTGCGCAACCTGGGCAAAAACATCAGCGGCACGGGCATGGACACCAACATCATCGGCCGCCTGATGATCCCCCGCCAGCCGGAGAACTTCGGCAACGTGGACATCGCGGTCATCGCCGTGCTGGACCTGACCGAGGAGACCCACGGCAATGTGGCCGGCCTGGGCCTGGCCAACGTCACCACGGCCCGGGTGGTGAAGAAGATCGACTGGGTCGCCACCTACACCAACGCCATCACCTCCGGCATCTTCGGCATGTGGCGGGTGAGCATGCCCATCACCATGGCCGATGACCGCCGGGCCCTCCAGGTAGCCCTGCGGGGCTGTGCCCGCCCCCACGACCAGGCCGGCATGACCTTCATCCGGGATACCCTCACCCTGGACCATCTCTGGGTCAGCCCCAGCCTGCGCCAGGCCGTGTTGGAGCACCCCCGGCTGACCATCGCCGAGGAAGTGCCCCTGCGTTTTGACGAGCAGGGCAACATGGTCAGCCCGTGGAATCTGGCCTGA
- a CDS encoding RNA methyltransferase, which yields MIRFYQCRRPTCDLRFPATPQDGPQSSCPRCGGPLTLAATRAPEARRSWKQARDRPLRLVALLDNLRSVFNVGSIFRTADGAGVDHLYLAGITPTPEQPRLAKTALGAERSVSWAYGPNGVALARSLQDQGYRLWALESSPGAVSLFESPSTAEGPPSRLALVVGNEVTGVDPGILSLCDQICCIPMHGVKESLNVAIAFGIAAYYLLHR from the coding sequence ATGATCCGGTTCTATCAGTGCCGTCGCCCCACCTGTGACCTGCGCTTCCCCGCCACCCCACAGGACGGCCCCCAGTCGTCCTGTCCCCGCTGTGGCGGGCCGCTGACCCTGGCCGCCACCCGTGCACCGGAAGCCCGAAGAAGCTGGAAACAGGCCAGGGACCGGCCCCTGCGCCTGGTAGCCCTGCTGGACAACCTGCGCAGCGTCTTCAATGTGGGCTCCATCTTCCGCACCGCCGACGGCGCTGGCGTGGACCATCTCTACCTGGCCGGGATCACGCCCACGCCCGAGCAGCCCCGCCTGGCCAAAACCGCCCTGGGTGCCGAGCGGAGCGTGTCCTGGGCCTATGGCCCGAACGGTGTGGCCCTGGCCCGTTCCCTCCAGGATCAGGGGTATCGGCTCTGGGCGCTGGAGAGCAGCCCCGGGGCCGTCTCCCTCTTCGAGAGCCCATCCACGGCCGAGGGTCCACCGTCCCGGCTGGCCCTGGTGGTGGGCAACGAGGTCACTGGCGTCGACCCGGGCATCCTGTCCCTGTGCGATCAGATCTGCTGCATTCCCATGCACGGCGTAAAAGAATCCCTGAACGTGGCCATCGCCTTCGGCATCGCGGCCTACTATTTGCTCCACCGATGA
- a CDS encoding DUF4269 domain-containing protein, which yields MWWDNIAYLQQGNDRQRDAYRVLIELDLFSVLADYDPILVGTIPLGIDVPGSDLDLICYVPEAEFPRFRHILTAMYGDYEGFTLEEKEIGGLPTMVCRFTYGRFPIEIFGQPRPTQEQNAYRHLVAEAQLLRFAGESARDTIVQMKAQGMKTEPAFGEFFHLPGDPYQALLELADAPVEQIEEVVQQAYFIRNRS from the coding sequence ATGTGGTGGGACAATATTGCCTATCTGCAACAGGGAAATGACCGGCAACGAGATGCCTACCGTGTCCTGATTGAGCTGGATCTTTTCAGTGTGCTGGCCGACTATGACCCGATCCTGGTGGGCACCATCCCATTGGGCATCGATGTTCCTGGCAGTGACCTGGACCTGATCTGCTACGTGCCGGAAGCCGAATTTCCTCGTTTCCGGCACATCCTCACGGCCATGTACGGCGACTATGAGGGATTTACCCTGGAGGAGAAGGAGATCGGAGGCCTGCCCACGATGGTCTGTCGCTTTACTTATGGGCGCTTTCCCATCGAAATCTTCGGCCAGCCCCGACCTACCCAGGAGCAGAATGCCTACCGCCATCTGGTCGCCGAGGCCCAGCTTCTGCGCTTCGCCGGCGAGTCGGCCCGGGACACCATCGTCCAGATGAAGGCCCAGGGCATGAAGACCGAGCCGGCCTTCGGCGAGTTTTTCCACCTGCCCGGCGACCCCTATCAGGCGCTGTTAGAACTGGCCGACGCGCCCGTGGAGCAGATCGAGGAGGTCGTCCAGCAGGCCTATTTCATCCGCAACCGCAGCTAA
- a CDS encoding orotidine 5'-phosphate decarboxylase / HUMPS family protein, with protein MPQNPIIQVSLDVTTIDEALELAHAAVRAGVDWLEAGTPLILAEGLRCVRALRAHFPQVPIVADLKTMDGAGLEAEMMFKAGANMTVVMGQAHDASIIEQVKMARRYGGQVMCDVMLCPDKPRRAREAQELGVDYIIVHTGFDERNMIPGLSPLDDLPAVLEAVEIPVQAVGGLTVEQALQTLEMGAQIVVFGAPLVISGTEFKAVGDNFEDVLRSIVQAVKRRAP; from the coding sequence ATGCCCCAGAATCCCATCATCCAGGTCTCCCTGGATGTGACCACCATCGACGAAGCCCTGGAGCTGGCCCACGCCGCGGTCCGGGCCGGGGTGGACTGGCTGGAAGCCGGTACGCCCCTCATCCTGGCCGAGGGCCTGCGCTGCGTCCGGGCCCTGCGCGCCCACTTCCCCCAAGTGCCCATCGTGGCCGACCTGAAGACCATGGACGGCGCCGGGCTGGAGGCGGAGATGATGTTCAAGGCCGGGGCCAACATGACGGTGGTCATGGGTCAGGCCCACGACGCCAGCATCATCGAACAGGTCAAGATGGCCCGCCGCTACGGCGGCCAGGTGATGTGCGACGTCATGCTCTGCCCGGACAAGCCCCGCCGGGCCCGGGAGGCCCAGGAACTGGGCGTGGATTACATCATCGTCCACACCGGCTTCGACGAGCGCAACATGATCCCCGGCCTCAGCCCCCTGGACGACCTGCCCGCGGTGCTGGAGGCAGTGGAGATCCCCGTCCAGGCCGTGGGCGGGCTGACCGTGGAGCAGGCCCTCCAGACCCTGGAGATGGGCGCCCAAATTGTGGTCTTCGGCGCGCCCCTGGTCATCAGCGGCACCGAGTTCAAGGCCGTGGGCGACAACTTCGAAGACGTGTTACGCTCCATTGTCCAGGCGGTAAAACGTCGAGCCCCCTGA
- a CDS encoding sugar phosphate isomerase/epimerase family protein: MKLGVDVFSLRFNDWNAFQLLDYCHRIGLEVVHFSDLEPFESLEADYLRQVKARADELGMAIEVGMGSICPTSTTFSDARGTAVEQLTQMLHLAHTLGSPAVRCYLGSNADRRTELPLRAHVEATIATCRAVRDVAMELGVKIAIENHAGDLQGRELRALIEEAGPEFVGACIDAGNPLWVGESPFVTLEHLAPYVLMSHIRDTAVWPHPEGAVVQWVAMGDGTIGIQEWARRYRELCPHTHFTLEIITSLPPRVLNYLDPSYWEVYPETPAAEFARFLALVQRGRPYTEPVLTASWADLPPEYRAALAVQQQRQLEKSVAFCRHVLNI; this comes from the coding sequence ATGAAACTGGGTGTGGATGTCTTCAGCCTGCGTTTCAACGACTGGAACGCCTTCCAGCTCCTGGACTACTGCCACCGCATCGGGCTGGAAGTGGTCCATTTCTCCGATCTGGAGCCCTTCGAAAGCCTGGAGGCCGACTACCTGCGGCAGGTCAAGGCCCGGGCCGACGAACTGGGCATGGCCATCGAGGTGGGGATGGGCTCCATCTGCCCCACCTCCACCACCTTCTCCGACGCCCGGGGCACCGCCGTGGAGCAACTCACCCAGATGCTCCACCTGGCTCACACCCTGGGTTCACCGGCGGTGCGCTGCTACCTGGGCTCCAACGCGGACCGTCGTACCGAACTGCCCCTGCGGGCCCACGTGGAGGCTACCATCGCCACCTGCCGGGCCGTGCGGGATGTGGCCATGGAGCTGGGCGTTAAAATCGCCATCGAAAACCACGCCGGCGACCTCCAGGGTCGGGAGCTGCGGGCCCTCATCGAGGAGGCCGGGCCCGAGTTCGTGGGCGCGTGCATCGATGCAGGCAACCCCCTGTGGGTGGGGGAGAGCCCCTTCGTCACCCTGGAGCACCTGGCCCCCTACGTCCTCATGAGCCACATCCGGGACACCGCGGTCTGGCCTCACCCGGAGGGCGCTGTGGTTCAGTGGGTGGCCATGGGCGACGGCACCATCGGCATCCAGGAGTGGGCCCGGCGCTACCGGGAACTCTGCCCCCACACCCATTTCACCCTGGAGATCATCACCAGCCTGCCGCCCCGGGTGCTCAACTATCTGGACCCATCCTACTGGGAGGTCTACCCGGAGACGCCGGCCGCAGAGTTTGCCCGCTTCCTGGCGCTGGTGCAACGGGGCCGTCCCTACACCGAACCGGTCCTGACCGCCTCCTGGGCCGACCTGCCGCCGGAATACCGGGCCGCGCTGGCCGTGCAGCAGCAACGCCAACTGGAGAAGAGTGTGGCGTTCTGCCGCCATGTCTTGAATATTTGA
- a CDS encoding Uma2 family endonuclease: protein MARRNAAADPQTEPTWEIAELFPSQGNWSEEEYLSLQTNRLVEFSHGHLEVLPMPTQSHQLLVIALFQWLRSFVKARQLGTVLVAPMRMRLWPGKYREPDILFMLKEHDHRRGEHYWDGADLVMEVISPDDRRRDQVIKRREYAQAGIPEYWIVDPSARQILVLTLSDQAYRVHGEFGEGDQATSVLLPGFAVDVAAVFAEAELE, encoded by the coding sequence ATGGCGCGTCGAAATGCGGCAGCTGATCCCCAAACCGAACCCACCTGGGAGATCGCCGAATTATTTCCCTCCCAGGGCAACTGGAGCGAGGAGGAGTATCTATCCCTCCAGACCAACCGACTGGTCGAATTCTCCCACGGCCACCTGGAAGTATTGCCCATGCCGACTCAGTCGCATCAACTGCTGGTCATCGCGCTCTTTCAGTGGCTTCGCTCTTTTGTCAAGGCCCGGCAGTTGGGTACCGTTCTGGTGGCCCCCATGCGCATGCGCCTCTGGCCTGGGAAGTACCGGGAGCCAGACATCCTGTTCATGCTCAAGGAGCACGACCATCGGCGGGGCGAACACTACTGGGACGGAGCCGATCTGGTCATGGAGGTGATCAGCCCGGATGATCGCCGTCGTGATCAGGTCATCAAGCGTCGGGAGTACGCCCAGGCGGGCATCCCCGAATACTGGATTGTGGATCCATCGGCCAGGCAGATCCTGGTCCTTACCCTGAGCGACCAGGCGTATCGGGTACACGGTGAGTTTGGCGAAGGAGATCAGGCCACTTCTGTCCTGCTGCCAGGATTCGCGGTGGACGTGGCCGCCGTCTTCGCCGAAGCAGAACTGGAGTGA
- a CDS encoding Gfo/Idh/MocA family protein has product MAGTLKVGVIGVGGIARTHMPGWAASEHAEVIAGSDINAAVLEEWGKLHGVGRLSTDPADIFNDPDIDIVDICTPNRYHAPLAIAALNAGKHVICEKPLAPTPQEIRQMIEARNRAGKLLMTAQHFRFKGISQAMKREIETGVLGDIYHARGWMLRRNGFIPSPSFILQQHSGGGPCIDIGVHILDLTLWLMGNPKPVAVTGVARAPLAHHKGAFAAWTGTPIPPEFDVEDYAAAFVRFENGATLVLEVSWLLHHDIEGEDMQMWLYGTEGGCHWPKGEFLSTNYQTRQFYNRTLKLTRDTMEPHALECVEFARAVATGAPSPVPAEQSLQVMAILDGIYRSQREGREVSISLD; this is encoded by the coding sequence ATGGCAGGTACGCTGAAAGTGGGCGTAATTGGGGTGGGCGGCATCGCACGGACCCACATGCCCGGCTGGGCCGCGTCGGAACACGCGGAGGTCATCGCCGGCAGCGACATCAACGCCGCCGTCCTGGAGGAGTGGGGAAAACTCCACGGCGTGGGCCGACTGTCCACCGACCCGGCCGACATTTTCAACGACCCGGACATCGACATTGTGGACATCTGCACGCCCAACCGCTACCATGCGCCCCTGGCCATCGCGGCGCTGAACGCAGGCAAGCATGTGATCTGCGAGAAGCCCCTGGCGCCCACGCCCCAGGAGATCCGCCAGATGATCGAGGCCCGGAATCGGGCGGGCAAGCTACTGATGACCGCCCAGCACTTCCGCTTCAAGGGCATCTCCCAGGCCATGAAGCGGGAGATCGAGACCGGCGTCCTGGGCGACATCTACCATGCCCGGGGATGGATGCTACGGCGCAACGGCTTCATCCCCTCGCCCAGCTTCATCCTCCAGCAGCACAGCGGCGGCGGTCCCTGCATCGACATCGGCGTCCACATCCTGGACCTGACCCTCTGGCTCATGGGCAACCCCAAACCGGTGGCCGTCACTGGCGTGGCCCGAGCCCCCCTGGCCCATCACAAAGGGGCCTTTGCCGCCTGGACGGGCACGCCCATCCCGCCCGAATTTGACGTGGAAGATTACGCGGCCGCGTTCGTGCGCTTCGAGAACGGCGCCACCCTGGTGCTGGAGGTGAGCTGGCTCCTGCATCATGACATCGAAGGGGAGGACATGCAGATGTGGCTCTACGGCACCGAAGGCGGCTGCCACTGGCCCAAGGGGGAGTTCCTCTCCACCAACTACCAGACCCGGCAGTTCTACAACCGGACGCTGAAGCTGACTCGGGATACCATGGAGCCCCATGCACTGGAGTGTGTGGAGTTTGCCCGCGCGGTGGCCACGGGCGCGCCCTCACCGGTGCCGGCCGAACAATCCCTCCAGGTGATGGCCATCCTGGACGGCATCTACCGCAGCCAGCGGGAGGGCCGGGAGGTTTCCATTTCGCTCGATTGA
- a CDS encoding zinc-binding dehydrogenase: MQALVKFGNHDGDVEIREVPEPRPGPGQVLLEVKAAGVCGSDLHMWRENHSWAIKLPLILGHEFCGVVAEVGEGVTGFQVGDRVACETAAAVCGQCVYCLSGNYNLCPHRLGYGALADGAFTRYVVARPQILHRIPDNVPFEHAALTEPICVAYNALVEKTAMKPGDLVVIQGPGPIGIMALQIARLRGAGTLVVLGTDVDQHRLEVAEELGAHYVLNIQRDDPVALIRSLGDGFGADLVVDCTGVSRALQQSLELVRPNGRITKIGWGPQPLDFSLDPLVGKAVTLQGSFSHTYPTWERALGLLSTGQINLGPVIGGVYPLTEWEEAFHAMERGDNVKSVLQISG, from the coding sequence ATGCAGGCATTGGTCAAATTCGGCAACCACGACGGCGATGTGGAAATCCGGGAAGTGCCGGAGCCACGCCCCGGCCCCGGTCAGGTGCTCCTGGAAGTGAAGGCGGCCGGCGTCTGCGGCAGCGACCTTCACATGTGGCGGGAAAATCACAGTTGGGCCATCAAGCTTCCCCTCATCCTGGGCCATGAATTTTGCGGCGTGGTGGCCGAAGTGGGCGAAGGCGTCACCGGCTTTCAGGTGGGCGACCGGGTGGCCTGTGAGACCGCGGCGGCCGTATGTGGCCAATGTGTCTACTGCCTGAGCGGCAACTATAACCTCTGCCCCCATCGCCTGGGCTACGGGGCCCTGGCCGACGGCGCCTTCACCCGCTACGTGGTGGCCCGCCCGCAAATCCTCCACCGCATCCCGGACAATGTCCCCTTTGAACACGCTGCACTCACCGAGCCCATCTGCGTGGCCTACAACGCCCTGGTGGAGAAGACCGCCATGAAGCCCGGTGATCTGGTGGTGATCCAGGGGCCCGGCCCTATCGGCATCATGGCCCTCCAGATCGCCCGTCTGCGGGGCGCCGGGACTCTCGTGGTGCTGGGCACCGACGTGGACCAACACCGCCTGGAGGTGGCCGAGGAGCTAGGCGCCCACTACGTCCTCAACATCCAGCGGGACGACCCGGTGGCCCTCATTCGCTCCCTGGGCGATGGCTTTGGCGCCGACCTGGTGGTGGACTGCACCGGGGTCAGCCGGGCCCTGCAACAGTCCCTGGAGCTGGTCCGCCCCAACGGCCGCATCACCAAGATCGGCTGGGGGCCCCAACCCCTGGACTTCAGCCTGGACCCCCTGGTGGGCAAGGCCGTCACCCTGCAGGGCTCCTTCAGCCACACCTACCCCACCTGGGAGCGAGCCCTGGGCCTGCTCTCCACCGGCCAGATCAACCTGGGACCGGTCATCGGCGGCGTCTACCCCCTGACGGAGTGGGAGGAGGCCTTTCACGCCATGGAGCGGGGCGACAACGTCAAATCGGTGTTGCAGATCAGCGGATAG